In Rattus norvegicus strain BN/NHsdMcwi chromosome 3, GRCr8, whole genome shotgun sequence, a genomic segment contains:
- the Oser1 gene encoding oxidative stress-responsive serine-rich protein 1 yields MKSEAKDGEEESLQTAFKKLRVDASGSIVSLSVGEGTSVRASVRTTVDDTKPKTMCAPKDSWHGSTRKSSRGAVRIQRRRRSKSPVLHPPKFIHCSTTASPSSSQLKQRSQTEPLDGSSGRGISTPKEFSTGENSTSLDINHTGAAIEPLRSSVLRLPSESKTEELSDATQVSPESLTANDLSDFQSVSKLSQGKPCVCVGKACQCKRWHDMEVYSFSGLQNVPPLAPERRSLEDYSQSLHTRTLSGSPRSCSEQARVYVDDVTIEDLAGYMEYYLYIPKKMSHMAEMMYT; encoded by the exons ATGAAATCTGAAGCcaaggatggagaggaggaaagCCTGCAAACTGCCTTCAAGAAATTAAGAGTGGACGCATCAGG GTCCATCGTATCTCTGTCTGTTGGAGAAGGCACAAGTGTCAGAGCGTCAGTCAGAACAACAGTAGATGACACCAAACCGAAAACCATGTGTGCACCTAAGGACAGTTGGCATGG gtcTACAAGGAAGTCTTCACGAGGAGCAGTGAGAATCCAGCGTCGTAGACGCTCTAAGTCTCCTGTTCTTCATCCTCCCAAGTTCATACATTGCAGTACAACAGCATCTCCCTCCAGCAGCCAGCTTAAGcagagaagccagactgagcCACTGGATGGCAGCAGTGGACGGGGAATTTCAACACCCAAAGAGTTCAGCACAGGAGAAAACTCTACTTCTCTTGATATTAACCACACAGGAGCAGCCATCGAGCCTCTGAGAAGTTCCGTTCTGAGGCTCCCATCAGAGAGTAAAACAGAAGAGCTCTCTGATGCTACCCAAGTCTCCCCAGAAAGTCTTACGGCCAACGATCTCTCTGACTTTCAATCTGTTTCCAAGCTAAGCCAGGGcaagccatgtgtgtgtgtaggcaaggCGTGCCAGTGTAAGAGGTGGCACGATATGGAAGTGTATTCCTTTTCAGGTCTGCAGAATGTCCCTCCTTTGGCCCCAGAACGAAGATCACTTGAGGACTACTCTCAGTCACTGCACACCAGAACTCTGTCTGGCTCTCCTCGATCCTGTTCCGAGCAAGCTCGTGTCTATGTGGATGATGTGACCATTGAGGACCTAGCAGGCTACATGGAGTATTACTTGTATATCcctaagaaaatgtcccacatgGCAGAGATGATGTACACCTGA